CCACATATATAGCAATAATATTACTCATATAGTTTTAAAGTACAACTATATGGTATGTGTTAGGGGGAAGCAATAATGAGAGTTGTTGGAATTGATCATATTGGTATAGTGGTAAATGATATCGAGCAGTCAATCATCATGTATAAAACATTATTTGGTATTGAGCATATTAGAACAGTTACTTTAACAGAACAAGGTACAAAGATTGCTATTTTACAAGGACACAACCTTAAAATTGAGTTACTCGAATCTGCAAATGAAAACAGTAAAATTGCTAAGTTTATTAAAAGCAGAGGGACAGGTATGCATCACTTAGCGTTTCAGGTGGAGCATCTACAGGAATTTATCAGAAACATTGGAAAACAGGATATTAAAATAATTGACGGTATAAAAAAAGGTGAAAATATGTGTGATATTGCGTTTATACATCCAAAACAAACGGAAAACGTTTTAATTGAACTATGTCAAAAACCAAGGTGAGTAATTATGGTGCGTATGGTAACGTCGGATAGGATTAAGATGCTGTTTGATGAGGGTAGCTTTATTGAGGTGCAAGCTGGTGTTGAGTCAAGGCTTTTATTAAGTAAAGATTACAACAATAATGGAGATGGCGTAGTAACTGGATTTGGTGAAATTAATGGCAGACGAGTATTTGTTTATTGTCAGGATTTTAATGTCTATGGTGGATCACTAGGGGAGATGCACGGTGCAAAAATTTACAATATCATGGACTTGGCGCTAAAAAGTAAAGCTCCAATCATAGGCCTAATAGATTCAGGCGGAGCTAGGATTCAGGAAGGAGTTCTAGCGCTTCACAGCTATGGAAAGATATTTAATAAAAATGTAGAATGTTCAGGATTAATTCCACAAATATCGGTTATTCTAGGTGCATGTGCAGGAGGGGCTGTTTATTCTCCAGCATTGACTGATTTTGTCTTCATGGTTGATGAAACAAGTCAAATGTTTATCACGGGTCCAAAGGTTTCACAGGCAGTTTCTGGAGAGTGTATCGATAGAGAATCATTGGGAGGTTCTGTTCTTCATTCAACACAAAGTGGAGTATGTCATGTTACTGCAGAGACTGAGCAGCAAGTGTTCATTAAGGTAAGAGAGTTAATAAGCTTCCTACCACAAAACAGTTATCAAAAACCACCTAAGGGTAAAGTAATTTCCACTCTGGAAACGTCTGAGACAATTGCTAGCAGTCTTCCAGGTGAAATACATAAGACGTATGATATAAAAGCCATTATAATGAGTTTGGTAGATGATAATAGCTTTTATGAGATACAAAAAGCATTTGCTAAAAATGTAGTTATAGGATTTGCTAGGATCGAAGGACACGTAGTAGCTATTGTAGCAAATCAGCCAAAAATTAAAGCTGGTGCAATAGATATTGATGCCGCAGATAAGATAGCGCGATTTGTACGATTTTGTGACTGTTTCAATGTACCAATAGTAACACTTGTGGATGTACCAGGATTTATTCCAGGACTACAGCAAGAGACCTTAGGTATTATAAGGCATGGTGCTAAAATTTTGTATGCCTATGCTGAAGCTACAGTGACAAAAATTACGATTATTATAAGAAAGGCATACGGTGGAGCTTATGTAGCGTTGAATAGCAAAAGTTTAGGGGCAGACTATGTAATGTCATGGCCAAACTCGGAAGTAGCCGTAATGGGTGTTAAGGGATTGCAGGCGCTGAAATCACAAAAAT
The sequence above is a segment of the Desulfuribacillus alkaliarsenatis genome. Coding sequences within it:
- a CDS encoding VOC family protein, producing MRVVGIDHIGIVVNDIEQSIIMYKTLFGIEHIRTVTLTEQGTKIAILQGHNLKIELLESANENSKIAKFIKSRGTGMHHLAFQVEHLQEFIRNIGKQDIKIIDGIKKGENMCDIAFIHPKQTENVLIELCQKPR